One genomic segment of Sminthopsis crassicaudata isolate SCR6 chromosome 4, ASM4859323v1, whole genome shotgun sequence includes these proteins:
- the LOC141540381 gene encoding uncharacterized protein LOC141540381 isoform X2: protein MLENYENLVSVGIPVSTMDMVSVMEKREATWMPERELSSGTCPDSRDEKTSFEPKDSNPGQAFRVGISSKIRLDKDTEDWRYKMREAGEGDVKIEELKPTQEGQWRQRIVTPRTVYNQVHAPQHSARNVIFVSDLVATSRGIMGENLYKYKTLGKNFRGDFPYLITYDAFSLRKELFKYTKCKRPFSYHSDLIKFHRIHAGERRYEQNEWGKSSDRRLDSTEHQKIHSGEKNNKYKDEKVFAHRGSLNKHNVIYTRENFIAYNGCRKAFSDEILTSPLKIHTGEKISESNESEKTFSVRGINNRGKSFVYDGYGISKRESLIMQESVHDEKKPFAYNKYGTVFQNSISLNSYQKTHAGETPFGYNECRKDFKKSGNLTTQQGIHMEEKPFACHECGKCFRQSAYLVIHRRTHTGEKPFICNECGKTFTQKASLITHYRTHTGERPFICNECGKTFTQRANLITHHRTHTGEKPFACSECKKTFTQKSSLVTHYRTHTRERLFPCNDCGIAFTQKANLVAHRRIHTREKPIPSNLRGKGPQKKRLTHQGTYTGEKPFACSECGIGFRYKVNLSIHQRIHTGEKPFSCHECGKGFRQSAHLNTHQRTHTGEKPFACNVCGKSFTQRSNLNSHQRTHTQEKLFACNQCGKTFTQKGSLVTHQKTHTREKQFICNECGTGFLHRVSFIVHKRIHTGEKPYICNECGKGFRQSGHLMIHQRTHTGERPFSCNECGKTFTQRSNLTSHQRTHTGEKLFACNECGRAFTQKGSLVTHQRTHTGEKQFVCNDCGTSFLHRVTLIIHKRTHTGEKPYACHECGKGFRQSGHLITHQRTHTGEKPFVCNECGKTFTQRANLTSHKRNHAGNKRFPCNECGKTFTQKANLNTHRKTHAKETHNERERSFTQRMNLNSYHRILTE, encoded by the coding sequence attccCGTGATGAGAAAACCAGCTTTGAACCcaaagattcaaatccagggcAGGCCTTTCGTGTGGGAATATCATCCAAGATAAGACTGGACAAGGATACAGAAGATTGGCGTTACAAGATGAGAGAAGCAGGTGAAGGTGATGTTAAGATAGAGGAGCTGAAGCCCACCCAAGAGGGACAGTGGAGACAAAGAATAGTCACTCCCAGAACAGTGTACAATCAAGTACATGCACCTCAACACAGTGCTCGAAATGTTATTTTTGTGTCAGACTTGGTTGCAACATCCAGAGGGATAATGGGAGAAAATCTCTACAAATATAAGACCCTTGGAAAGAATTTCAGGGGTGATTTTCCTTACTTAATTACATATGATGCATTCTCCCTCcgaaaagaactttttaaatatacCAAATGCAAAAGGCCCTTTAGTTACCATTCAGACTTAATTAAATTTCATAGAATTCATGCTGGAGAAAGGCGATATGAACAGAATGAATGGGGGAAATCCTCTGATAGAAGGTTAGATAGTACtgaacatcagaaaattcatagtggggagaaaaacaacaaatataaagATGAGAAAGTTTTTGCCCATAGGGGAAGTTTGAATAAACATAATGTAATTTATACTAGAGAGAATTTCATTGCATATAATGGATGTAGGAAAGCTTTCAGTGATGAAATCCTTACTTCACCTCTAAagattcacactggagagaaaatCTCTGAATCTAATGAAAGTGAGAAAACTTTCAGTGTGAGGGGAATTAATAATAGAGGGAAATCCTTTGTGTATGATGGATATGGAATAAGCAAAAGGGAATCACTTATTATGCAAGAAAGTGTTCATGATGAAAAGAAACCCTTTgcatataataaatatggaaCAGTCTTCCAAAACAGCATAAGCCTTAATTCCTATCAGAAAACTCATGCTGGAGAGACACCTTTTGGATATAATGAATGCAGGAAAGACTTCAAAAAGAGTGGGAATCTTACCACACAGCAgggaattcatatggaagagaaACCCTTTGCGTGTCATGAGTGTGGGAAATGCTTCAGACAGAGTGCATATCTCGTTATCCATCGGAGAACtcatacaggagagaaaccttttatatgtaatgaatgtgggaaaacttttaCCCAAAAGGCAAGCCTTATTACTCATTACAGGACTCATACTGGAGAGAGACCCTTtatatgtaatgaatgtgggaaaacttttaCACAAAGGGCAAATCTTATTACTCATCACAGgactcatactggagagaaaccctttgcaTGCAGCGAATGTAAGAAGACCTTTACTCAGAAGTCAAGCCTTGTTACTCATTACAGAACTCATACTAGAGAGAGACTCTTTCCATGTAATGATTGTGGCATTGCCTTTACCCAAAAGGCAAACCTTGTTGCTCATAGAAGAATTCATACCAGAGAGAAACCAATACCTTCTAATCTACGTGGGAAAGGTCCTCAAAAGAAAAGACTTACCCATCAGGGGActtatactggagagaaaccctttgcaTGCAGTGAATGTGGAATAGGCTTCCGATACAAAGTAAACCTTAGTAtccatcagagaattcatacaggAGAGAAACCCTTTTCATGTCACGAATGTGGGAAAGGCTTCAGACAGAGTGCACATCTTAATACCCATCAGAGAACTCATacaggagagaaaccctttgcATGTAATGTATGTGGGAAAAGCTTTACCCAAAGGTCAAACCTTAATAGCCATCAGCGAACTCATACTCAAGAAAAACTCTTTGCATGTAATCAATGTGGGAAAACCTTTACCCAAAAAGGAAGCCTTGTTACTCATCAAAAGACTCACACTAGAGAAAAACAGTTtatatgtaatgaatgtggaacaGGCTTCCTACATAGAGTAAGTTTTATTGTTcataagagaattcatactggagagaaaccatatatATGTAATGAGTGTGGAAAAGGCTTCAGACAGAGTGGACACCTCATGATCCATCAGAGGACTCATACTGGAGAGAGACCCTTCTCTtgcaatgaatgtgggaaaaccttTACCCAAAGATCAAACCTTACGAGCCATCAGAGgactcatactggagagaaactctttgcatgtaatgaatgtgggagagCATTTACCCAAAAGGGAAGCCTTGTTACTCATCAGAGAACACATACTGGAGAGAAACAGTTTGTATGTAATGACTGTGGAACAAGTTTCCTTCACAGAGTGACCCTTATTATCCATAAGAgaactcatactggagagaaaccatatgcATGTCATGAATGTGGGAAAGGCTTCAGACAGAGTGGACACCTCATTACCCATCAAAGaactcatactggagaaaaaccctttGTCTGTAACGAATGTGGGAAAACCTTTACACAAAGAGCAAACCTTACTAGTCATAAAAGAAATCATGCTGGAAACAAACGCTTTccatgtaatgaatgtgggaaaacttttaCCCAAAAGGCAAACCTTAATACGCATCGGAAAACTCATGCTAAAGAGACGCATAATGAAAGGGAGAGATCTTTTACTCAGAGGATGAACCTTAATAGCTATCATAGAATTTTGACAGAATAA